Proteins from a genomic interval of Stenotrophomonas sp. 24(2023):
- a CDS encoding LytTR family DNA-binding domain-containing protein, with amino-acid sequence MAQGSPPRWRTSTRVLVWAAILSVSAVSNALVEVMDAGRHGEALAVWEPLVWEFSSLAPVLLTLPLLWWGCRRWPLHADTWKRRLPLYLLASVGWSLLHVAAMMLLRKGTYAVLGGHYEDAAGWLQRLGYEYLKDVRTFALFVALEHLAGWFGRRRQGEASLLAAPDVGPPVEPVERPHHFLVRKLGKEFLVATGDVEYAQAAGNYVNLRVRGHDYPLRITMAVLEGRLDPAVFLRPHRSWLVNRGHLRSIEPLDGGEALLHMGDGAKVPCSRRQLPLLRQALGG; translated from the coding sequence ATGGCCCAGGGCAGCCCGCCACGCTGGCGTACGTCCACCCGCGTACTGGTATGGGCGGCGATCCTCTCGGTCTCGGCCGTGTCCAATGCGCTGGTGGAAGTGATGGATGCCGGGCGCCATGGCGAAGCGCTGGCCGTGTGGGAGCCGCTGGTCTGGGAGTTCAGCAGCCTGGCCCCGGTGCTGCTGACCCTGCCGCTGCTGTGGTGGGGCTGCCGGCGCTGGCCGTTGCACGCCGACACCTGGAAGCGTCGCCTGCCGTTGTACCTGCTGGCCAGCGTCGGCTGGTCGCTGCTGCACGTGGCGGCCATGATGCTGCTGCGCAAAGGGACGTATGCCGTCCTGGGCGGGCACTACGAGGACGCCGCCGGCTGGCTGCAGCGCCTTGGCTATGAATACCTGAAGGATGTACGTACCTTCGCGCTGTTCGTTGCGCTGGAACACCTGGCCGGCTGGTTCGGGCGCCGTCGCCAGGGCGAAGCCTCGCTGCTGGCCGCCCCCGATGTCGGCCCGCCGGTGGAGCCGGTCGAGCGCCCCCATCATTTCCTGGTGCGCAAGCTCGGCAAGGAGTTCCTGGTCGCCACCGGGGACGTGGAGTACGCCCAGGCGGCCGGCAACTACGTGAACCTGCGGGTACGCGGGCATGACTACCCGCTGCGCATCACCATGGCGGTGCTGGAGGGGCGGCTGGACCCGGCCGTGTTCCTGCGGCCCCACCGCAGCTGGCTGGTCAACCGTGGTCATCTGCGCTCGATCGAGCCGCTGGACGGGGGCGAGGCCCTGCTGCACATGGGCGATGGTGCCAAGGTGCCGTGCAGCCGGCGCCAGCTGCCGCTGCTGCGGCAGGCGCTGGGCGGGTAG
- a CDS encoding VIT domain-containing protein, protein MAALRPRLIRATLLLFATFAGLAQAQSPKAIRYIRPPPLLQAAGAEQPIILQQARIEGEVQAGIAQTRITLEFHNPNRRVMEGELQFPLADGQQITGFALDINGQLREAVPVPKDRGREVFEAIVRRGVDPGLLEQTAGNQFRLRVYPLPAGGVRRVQLTVREPLLSTPRGWGWTLPLQFAAGARTVQLQLTAAADASAGDAPFAITNGQLRWQGRGDQLPAQLRWTLPAERRPQMQVAQWEGDHYLLAQLPVSAPSTPRTVPAEVGLLWDGSGSAGSRNRDREFALLDRYFAAMGNGRVALTILRDRAEPVRYFQVRKGDWRALRQVLESVQPDGASALAQWAPQPAVREYLLVSDGLLTYGPQALPPLAAHQRLFAISSAGARTDAVRLRGWSEAHGGRFVAVEGDVDAAARELLTEPQQVQVDAGRGVQEVVIDRRSEMAGWLWLHARLAADGVPLRVRVGDGPWLALPASTHSTEGALLAGLWAQARLQQLGVDRVGNREAMQRLSQQFGLVGPDTSLIVLETLEDYLRYAIRPPAPLRADYDRRFARQVADREAAQRQRIDEIARDWQARRQWWGQAWPKGAPPQQPLQVAGAAMTPPAPPAPPAPAAPMALAAMEVAGSTARARRQAPAPRAAELADSAAPAAANRGQLGIHLAAWQPDSDVARRLREAPAGQLYARYLAERAAHADSSAFFLDVADLLLERDQRDLALRVLSNLAEMELDNRHLLRVLGYRLQQADAAALAVPVFAQVLAMSPEEPQSYRDLGLALAAAGHPQQALDPLYQVVVRPWDARFTGISLIALDELTNLVTRSRTPLDTTGIDPRLLQAMPLDLRVVLAWDADNSDMDLWVTDPNGERAFYGNRLTYQGGQMSQDFTGGYGPEQFSLRTAKPGKYRVEANYFGNRQQLVTGATTLMLRLTTHWGTPKQKDQLVTMRLKDRKDTVLVGEFEVK, encoded by the coding sequence ATGGCTGCCCTCCGTCCCCGTCTCATCCGCGCCACCCTGCTGCTGTTCGCCACCTTCGCCGGCCTTGCCCAGGCGCAGTCGCCCAAGGCCATCCGTTACATCCGGCCGCCGCCGCTGCTGCAGGCGGCCGGAGCCGAGCAGCCGATCATCCTGCAGCAGGCGCGCATCGAGGGCGAGGTCCAGGCCGGTATCGCCCAGACCCGTATCACGCTGGAATTCCATAACCCGAACCGCCGGGTGATGGAGGGGGAGCTGCAGTTCCCCTTGGCCGACGGCCAGCAGATCACCGGGTTCGCGCTGGATATCAATGGCCAGCTGCGCGAGGCCGTGCCGGTACCCAAGGATCGCGGGCGGGAGGTGTTCGAGGCGATCGTCCGGCGTGGGGTCGATCCGGGCCTGCTGGAGCAGACGGCAGGCAATCAGTTCCGCCTGCGTGTCTATCCGCTGCCGGCAGGCGGGGTCCGCCGGGTACAGCTGACCGTGCGTGAGCCCTTGCTGTCCACCCCGCGCGGGTGGGGCTGGACGCTGCCGTTGCAGTTTGCCGCCGGCGCGCGCACGGTGCAGTTGCAGCTCACCGCTGCCGCGGATGCCAGCGCAGGCGATGCCCCGTTTGCCATCACCAACGGCCAGTTGCGCTGGCAGGGGCGAGGCGACCAGCTGCCGGCACAGCTGCGCTGGACCCTGCCGGCCGAGCGGCGCCCGCAGATGCAGGTGGCGCAATGGGAGGGTGACCACTACCTGCTGGCGCAGCTGCCGGTGTCCGCGCCCAGCACGCCACGCACGGTGCCTGCCGAGGTGGGCCTGCTGTGGGATGGCTCCGGTTCTGCGGGCAGCCGTAACCGTGACCGGGAATTTGCCCTGCTGGATCGCTACTTCGCGGCCATGGGCAATGGGCGCGTGGCCCTGACCATCCTGCGTGACCGTGCCGAACCGGTGCGGTATTTCCAGGTGCGCAAAGGGGATTGGCGTGCCTTGCGGCAGGTGCTGGAGAGCGTTCAGCCGGATGGCGCCAGTGCGCTGGCGCAGTGGGCGCCACAGCCGGCGGTGCGTGAGTACCTGCTCGTCAGCGATGGCCTGCTGACCTATGGCCCGCAGGCATTGCCCCCTTTGGCTGCCCACCAGCGCCTGTTCGCGATCAGCAGCGCAGGTGCGCGCACCGATGCTGTGCGCCTGCGGGGCTGGAGTGAAGCCCACGGCGGGCGTTTCGTTGCAGTGGAGGGCGATGTCGATGCGGCTGCGCGCGAGCTGCTGACCGAGCCCCAGCAGGTGCAGGTCGATGCCGGCCGTGGCGTGCAGGAGGTGGTGATCGACCGACGCAGCGAGATGGCAGGCTGGCTGTGGCTGCATGCACGGCTGGCCGCCGATGGCGTGCCGTTGCGCGTGCGTGTGGGCGATGGCCCGTGGCTGGCACTGCCGGCCAGCACGCACAGCACTGAGGGTGCGCTGCTGGCGGGTCTGTGGGCCCAGGCCCGGTTGCAGCAGCTGGGTGTTGACCGTGTCGGCAATCGCGAGGCCATGCAGCGGCTGTCCCAGCAGTTCGGGTTGGTCGGGCCGGACACCTCGCTCATCGTGCTGGAAACGCTGGAGGATTACCTGCGCTATGCGATCCGTCCGCCGGCACCGCTGCGCGCGGACTACGATCGCCGCTTCGCGCGGCAGGTTGCCGACCGCGAGGCGGCGCAACGGCAGCGTATCGATGAGATCGCGCGGGATTGGCAGGCGCGCAGGCAGTGGTGGGGCCAGGCCTGGCCGAAGGGTGCGCCGCCGCAACAACCGTTGCAGGTGGCCGGTGCGGCGATGACACCCCCGGCGCCGCCGGCGCCCCCCGCGCCTGCTGCGCCGATGGCACTGGCGGCGATGGAAGTGGCCGGTAGCACCGCACGCGCCCGTCGCCAGGCACCGGCGCCGCGGGCGGCCGAATTGGCCGACAGTGCGGCACCGGCGGCAGCCAACCGGGGCCAGCTGGGAATCCACCTTGCCGCGTGGCAGCCGGATTCGGACGTTGCCCGCCGGCTGCGCGAGGCCCCAGCGGGCCAGCTGTATGCCCGCTACCTGGCCGAGCGCGCCGCGCATGCCGACAGCAGCGCATTCTTCCTGGACGTGGCCGATCTGCTGCTCGAGCGCGACCAGCGCGACCTTGCCCTGCGCGTGCTGTCCAATCTGGCGGAAATGGAGCTGGACAACCGTCATCTGCTGCGTGTGCTGGGCTACCGGCTGCAGCAGGCGGATGCCGCTGCGCTGGCGGTGCCGGTGTTCGCACAGGTGCTGGCGATGAGCCCGGAAGAGCCACAGAGTTATCGTGACCTTGGCTTGGCGTTGGCGGCGGCTGGCCATCCGCAGCAGGCGCTGGACCCGCTGTACCAGGTGGTGGTGCGGCCGTGGGATGCCCGCTTCACGGGTATTTCGCTGATCGCACTGGATGAACTGACCAACCTGGTCACACGCAGCCGCACGCCGCTGGACACGACGGGCATCGATCCGCGTCTGTTGCAGGCGATGCCGCTGGACCTGCGCGTGGTGCTGGCCTGGGATGCCGACAACAGCGACATGGACCTGTGGGTGACCGATCCCAATGGCGAGCGTGCGTTCTACGGCAACCGCCTGACCTACCAGGGCGGGCAGATGTCGCAGGACTTCACCGGCGGCTACGGTCCGGAGCAGTTCTCGCTGCGCACGGCCAAGCCTGGCAAGTACCGGGTCGAAGCGAATTACTTCGGCAACCGCCAGCAGCTGGTCACCGGTGCCACCACGTTGATGCTGCGGCTGACCACCCATTGGGGTACGCCGAAGCAGAAGGACCAGCTGGTCACGATGCGCCTGAAAGACCGCAAGGACACCGTGCTGGTCGGCGAGTTCGAGGTGAAGTAG
- a CDS encoding phosphatase PAP2 family protein — protein MFETHWHLWLQQTFQAHWVLSLMQFISLLGYEMAYTALILLCAFGARLRAGLCVMLAVLLMACATHAIKQGAALPRPSDVDAAVLDKGKPSHPFVVDGGGHTFWSLPDAQATAMLRAQPDADYGFISGHVGVATAACVGLLLAFGIRRRWLRWALALGWPLLMALSRMYLGRHFLADVLGGWLIGLGMAVLAWQVMPGLRATRRWQLPILLGLGALLAWAAATTRYVPVGEAGRLLALGLLMAWLQWRDWPVDPRGVVQRVARVLGVVVIYLLARPIIDWLADSIPLPNAPATELLWQTVGTLLVLGGGVALARWIPRQRRPMPDGPR, from the coding sequence ATGTTCGAGACGCACTGGCACCTGTGGTTGCAGCAGACCTTCCAGGCCCATTGGGTACTGTCGCTGATGCAGTTCATCAGCCTGTTGGGCTACGAGATGGCCTACACCGCGCTGATCCTGCTGTGCGCGTTCGGGGCCCGGCTGCGCGCCGGCCTGTGCGTGATGCTGGCCGTGCTGCTGATGGCCTGTGCCACGCACGCCATCAAGCAGGGCGCGGCCCTGCCCCGCCCCAGTGATGTGGATGCAGCGGTACTGGACAAGGGTAAGCCATCGCATCCGTTCGTGGTCGATGGTGGCGGGCACACCTTCTGGTCGCTGCCCGATGCGCAGGCCACGGCGATGCTGCGCGCACAGCCCGATGCCGACTACGGTTTCATCAGCGGCCATGTCGGTGTCGCCACCGCCGCCTGCGTGGGCCTGCTGCTGGCCTTCGGTATCCGCCGGCGCTGGCTGCGCTGGGCCCTTGCACTGGGCTGGCCACTGTTGATGGCACTCTCACGCATGTACCTGGGCCGGCATTTCCTGGCCGATGTGCTGGGCGGCTGGCTGATCGGCCTCGGCATGGCAGTGCTGGCATGGCAGGTGATGCCGGGCCTGCGGGCCACGCGGCGCTGGCAGCTGCCCATCCTGCTGGGCCTGGGCGCACTGCTGGCCTGGGCGGCGGCAACCACGCGCTACGTTCCAGTAGGTGAGGCCGGGCGGCTGCTTGCACTGGGCCTGCTGATGGCGTGGCTGCAGTGGCGCGACTGGCCGGTCGATCCGCGGGGCGTTGTGCAGCGGGTAGCACGCGTGCTCGGCGTGGTAGTGATCTACCTGCTGGCGCGGCCGATCATTGATTGGCTGGCTGACAGCATCCCGCTGCCCAATGCGCCGGCAACCGAACTGCTGTGGCAGACCGTCGGCACACTATTGGTCCTCGGTGGCGGCGTGGCGCTGGCACGGTGGATTCCGCGCCAACGCCGGCCGATGCCAGACGGCCCTCGGTAG
- a CDS encoding acyltransferase family protein, with protein MNRRHDIDTLRVLAFALLILYHAAMAYVDGWDFHLKSAYTAEWLQWPMIALNRWRMPLLFMISGIALGLSLPTQGRLRYTLRRGWRLLLPLLFGIVAVVSLQAYYDALDKGDIVPGLARFLWRYWQFRPWPGAHFSGASYGFTWNHLWYLAYLLDYTVLTIVLATLLRPLRGLLPPWRMGDRALGWLLLVLPVAWLAWALLVLMPRWPPTHALLDDLYVHAESLPLFLAGFLLARWQRGWDLLVRGRRLTLVLALVGLMLELGIRALGRLPDIGPVDAWVLALPWAQTERIGRALYTWCMVLALFGWARVLLDRPWPGLAYCREAVFCWYILHQTLLIVLLYGLRPLQLGPWLEPALLVAGTAGGCLLIHELLIRRVRWLRPLFGLRADPLSSPLARTRVADAAS; from the coding sequence ATGAACCGACGCCATGACATCGACACCCTGCGGGTGCTCGCCTTCGCCCTGCTGATCCTCTACCACGCGGCGATGGCCTACGTGGACGGCTGGGACTTCCATCTCAAGAGCGCCTACACCGCCGAATGGCTGCAATGGCCGATGATCGCGCTCAACCGCTGGCGCATGCCGCTGCTGTTCATGATCAGTGGCATCGCACTGGGGCTGTCCCTGCCGACGCAGGGGCGCCTGCGCTATACCCTGCGCCGCGGCTGGCGCCTGCTGCTGCCGCTGCTGTTCGGCATCGTGGCCGTCGTCTCGTTGCAGGCCTACTACGATGCGCTGGACAAGGGCGACATCGTGCCCGGCCTGGCCCGCTTCCTGTGGCGGTACTGGCAGTTCCGGCCGTGGCCGGGCGCCCATTTCAGCGGTGCCAGCTACGGCTTTACCTGGAACCACCTGTGGTACCTGGCCTACCTGCTGGACTACACGGTGCTGACCATCGTGCTGGCAACCCTGCTGCGTCCGCTGCGCGGCCTGCTGCCGCCATGGCGCATGGGCGACCGCGCGCTCGGGTGGCTGCTGCTGGTACTGCCGGTGGCATGGCTGGCCTGGGCCCTGCTGGTGCTGATGCCGCGCTGGCCACCCACCCACGCCCTGCTGGACGACCTGTATGTGCATGCCGAATCGCTGCCACTGTTCCTGGCCGGCTTCCTGCTGGCGCGCTGGCAGCGTGGCTGGGACCTGCTGGTGCGCGGGCGCCGCCTGACCCTGGTGCTGGCCCTGGTCGGCCTGATGCTGGAGCTGGGCATCCGCGCGCTGGGCCGCCTGCCCGATATCGGGCCGGTCGATGCCTGGGTGCTGGCCCTGCCGTGGGCACAGACCGAACGTATCGGGCGGGCCCTCTATACCTGGTGCATGGTGCTGGCGCTGTTCGGCTGGGCACGCGTGCTGCTGGACCGCCCCTGGCCCGGCCTGGCCTATTGCCGCGAAGCGGTGTTCTGCTGGTACATCCTGCACCAGACCCTGCTGATCGTGCTGCTGTACGGGTTGCGTCCGCTGCAGCTGGGCCCGTGGCTTGAGCCGGCACTGCTGGTTGCCGGTACGGCCGGGGGCTGCCTGCTCATCCATGAACTGTTGATCCGCCGCGTGCGCTGGCTGCGCCCCCTGTTCGGGCTGCGCGCCGATCCGCTATCGTCGCCGCTGGCACGGACGCGCGTGGCGGATGCCGCCTCCTGA
- a CDS encoding SMI1/KNR4 family protein: protein MCPDQGSCFERLDEVIAGSSRVRVFPGRVVPPDLVKDAERLLGLPLPVSYKVWLAEYGNLFIGPDAVFGLAEPENRDVADDDLVYNARLVEENGFPPSGMIPVYVPDADEAFYFDTRGGLKDGEYPVLRYDYNTGEFESFAVSFLQFLMEVVRRAG from the coding sequence GTGTGCCCTGATCAGGGTTCCTGTTTTGAGCGCCTTGATGAGGTGATCGCCGGATCATCGCGCGTGAGGGTTTTCCCTGGCCGTGTTGTTCCTCCAGATCTCGTGAAGGACGCGGAGAGATTGCTTGGCTTGCCTCTGCCTGTTTCCTACAAGGTCTGGCTGGCTGAGTATGGGAATCTTTTTATTGGTCCAGACGCGGTGTTCGGTCTCGCGGAGCCTGAAAATCGAGATGTGGCTGATGATGATCTGGTCTACAACGCTCGCTTGGTCGAGGAGAATGGATTTCCTCCCTCGGGCATGATCCCGGTTTACGTTCCGGATGCCGATGAGGCCTTCTATTTCGATACACGCGGCGGGCTGAAGGATGGGGAGTATCCGGTTCTCAGGTACGACTACAACACGGGTGAATTCGAGTCCTTTGCGGTGTCTTTCCTGCAGTTCCTGATGGAGGTTGTTCGCAGGGCCGGTTGA
- a CDS encoding RHS repeat-associated core domain-containing protein yields the protein MSIAAKHFDPQLGIDIHMYAVPPCPLPTPHIGLVLDPFDYIPFIGSTTKVGGVHRGTAGTGGLDIHIPLGVWGPPLAAPMGPQFDGEEIFMGSRTVSVDGEPFSRLAMPVLDCNLAGMINPFRVKKPKKPLRAMSLPTGLNVAIPTNVTVGGPPTVSWTALAFRAAFAGLGKLRKSAFFRRKMDAFANWRRGKWGHLPSGFLKCKVLRAEPVDIRDGSVVVSHQDFDIPGRLPFAWQRSYGSRRAGEAGQCGLGWQTPADLYLELLDDGSVWLSGPDQVAFFPELPPAEGEAGAILDFVDGARLLRRRGQWCVRFKSGLQYVFGGELPAGVSALPNPQSWPIERIEDAHGNHWRFERRDGHLVRIVESGLGDLQGRFIEVEARQGRIERMALHDPATGLAHPLVSYRYSHDGDLLAAVDPLGAPRTFAYEQHRLVRHTDRVGLSFHYAFDAQGRVVHSWGDGGLYDYHFAYDALLRETRVTDSLGHLSVVKFDENQLPLCEIDPLDGVTIFEYDDFGRTVAVTDPEGLRTAFAHDAHGNLVCLTRADGSTVQMEYDAQDRMVSLRTPDGSDWRQDYDARGLLMAQIDPLGATTRFDYDAQGQLLAQTNARQAVTRLRYDRHGLVAAVIDALGHESQYAHDPLGNLQQQVDPLGQISRYEYDAKGRLLATLGPDGAGVRCEYDAEDQLLRYSDEAGAQTRLQYVGIGQIGKRLQADGHTVEYRYDSEEQLVAVINQRGETYQLVRDALGRIVEEVDYWGQSRRYTYDAAGRLTATLDPLGQRIAFTTDKLGRITRKTLPDVRHPGQQVQEHFVYDTQGQIVELRNPARTVKRRYDPVGQLLEELQDGFRVGYAYDEVGNRVLRETAAGNRVAFGYDLRDQAVSVAINDEPPITIERDALGRATREQLSPQLQREFTYDSRNLLTSQSVLKDAAPLFETRYDYDRSGNLTRRSDSAQGVDEYRYDAIGRLLQHIDPKGRVERYFSDPAGDRLRTEVKQVQARKVVGGDDDDLSTWTREGTYQGTHYVFDRAGDLVRKGVPHGDAPDDLTLIWDANHRLAESRRNGQSTYYGYDPLGRRVFKRNPAQTTWFFWDGDALLGEVPQANDAEEAAPVWVGNVASLVEVRRRQRRLEKLHERVREYVYYPGTFVPLALVADRTPDEMGPMEASSATCDPSLPRFQETELHESKQRPGNSKALQSGAAGGQQRSAGLGSAALVLGTAKLSTSTQLEVSSDGAGGLGSITLGTPVARGSLKRSASPDEAAPTTPDHRVSDVPGPISCPPSHVFLYVSHVNGCPSRLLGGNGSVLWRADHSPWGAGSPSLELLTNPLRLPGQYEDVETGLNYNRYRYYDSALGAYIGQDPIRLRGGINTYAYPVNPHRWIDPWGLILGEVADAAPTTPGIYHIELDGEYYTGSGVNIRDRISDANHPAKDLLNNPDVTITTYPVDLGSAAGDTRMTNHVLRGYEQGIMDAANNVPKEGGSLNQIRAARVARVDEFAEDALRHAASRGAGVVSNPATRAAVSAARNAC from the coding sequence GTGAGCATTGCCGCCAAGCATTTCGATCCGCAGCTGGGCATCGACATCCACATGTACGCGGTGCCGCCGTGCCCGCTGCCGACGCCGCACATCGGCCTGGTACTGGACCCGTTCGACTACATCCCGTTCATCGGTTCGACCACCAAGGTGGGCGGTGTGCACCGGGGCACCGCCGGCACCGGCGGCCTGGACATCCACATTCCGCTGGGCGTGTGGGGCCCGCCATTGGCGGCGCCGATGGGCCCGCAGTTCGACGGCGAAGAGATCTTCATGGGCAGCCGCACGGTGTCGGTCGATGGCGAGCCGTTCTCGCGGCTGGCCATGCCGGTACTCGACTGCAACCTGGCCGGCATGATCAACCCGTTCCGGGTGAAGAAGCCGAAGAAGCCGCTGCGTGCCATGTCGCTGCCGACCGGGCTGAACGTGGCCATTCCCACCAACGTGACGGTCGGTGGGCCGCCGACGGTGTCCTGGACCGCACTGGCCTTCCGCGCGGCATTCGCCGGCTTGGGCAAGCTGCGCAAGAGCGCGTTCTTCCGCAGGAAGATGGATGCTTTCGCCAACTGGCGGCGTGGCAAGTGGGGGCATCTGCCGTCGGGCTTCCTCAAGTGCAAGGTGCTGCGTGCCGAGCCGGTGGACATCCGTGATGGCAGCGTGGTGGTCAGCCACCAGGACTTCGACATTCCGGGGCGGCTGCCCTTCGCCTGGCAACGCAGCTATGGCTCACGCCGCGCGGGCGAAGCGGGCCAGTGCGGCTTGGGCTGGCAGACGCCGGCAGACCTCTATCTGGAACTGCTGGACGACGGCAGCGTGTGGCTGTCCGGCCCGGACCAGGTCGCCTTCTTCCCCGAACTGCCACCGGCCGAGGGCGAAGCCGGGGCGATCCTCGATTTCGTGGACGGCGCGCGGCTGCTGCGTCGTCGCGGGCAGTGGTGCGTGCGTTTCAAGAGCGGCCTGCAGTATGTGTTCGGCGGTGAACTGCCTGCGGGTGTAAGCGCGCTGCCGAATCCACAGTCGTGGCCGATCGAGCGCATCGAGGATGCCCACGGCAATCACTGGCGTTTCGAGCGCCGCGACGGCCACCTGGTCCGCATCGTCGAAAGCGGACTCGGCGATCTGCAGGGGCGTTTCATCGAGGTGGAGGCCCGCCAGGGCCGCATCGAGCGGATGGCGCTGCACGACCCCGCCACCGGTCTTGCCCATCCGCTGGTGAGTTACCGCTACAGTCATGATGGTGACCTGCTGGCTGCGGTGGACCCGCTCGGTGCGCCGCGCACGTTTGCATATGAGCAGCACCGCCTGGTGCGGCATACCGACCGTGTGGGCCTGTCCTTCCATTACGCGTTCGATGCGCAGGGCAGGGTGGTGCACTCGTGGGGGGATGGCGGGCTGTACGACTACCATTTTGCCTATGACGCGCTGCTGCGTGAAACCCGGGTGACCGACTCGCTGGGCCACCTGAGTGTGGTCAAGTTCGACGAGAACCAGCTGCCGCTGTGCGAGATCGATCCGCTCGACGGGGTCACGATCTTCGAGTACGACGACTTCGGCCGGACCGTGGCCGTGACCGATCCGGAGGGGCTGCGCACGGCATTTGCCCATGATGCGCATGGCAACCTGGTGTGCCTGACCCGCGCCGACGGCAGCACGGTGCAGATGGAGTACGACGCGCAGGACCGCATGGTGTCCCTGCGTACGCCCGATGGCAGCGACTGGCGGCAGGACTACGATGCGCGTGGCCTGCTGATGGCGCAGATCGATCCCCTTGGTGCCACCACGCGCTTCGACTACGACGCGCAGGGTCAACTGCTGGCCCAGACCAATGCGCGGCAGGCGGTGACTCGGCTGCGCTACGACCGTCATGGTCTGGTGGCGGCGGTGATCGATGCGCTGGGCCATGAAAGCCAGTATGCACACGACCCGCTGGGCAACCTGCAGCAGCAGGTGGACCCGCTGGGCCAGATCTCCCGCTATGAGTACGACGCCAAGGGGCGGCTGCTGGCCACGCTGGGACCGGACGGTGCCGGTGTGCGTTGCGAGTACGACGCCGAAGACCAACTGCTGCGCTATAGCGATGAGGCCGGTGCGCAGACGCGACTGCAGTACGTGGGCATCGGCCAGATCGGCAAGCGCCTGCAGGCTGACGGCCATACCGTCGAGTATCGCTATGACAGCGAAGAGCAGCTGGTGGCGGTCATCAACCAGCGCGGCGAGACCTACCAGCTGGTGCGCGATGCGCTGGGCCGCATCGTCGAGGAGGTGGACTACTGGGGGCAGTCACGGCGCTACACCTACGATGCTGCCGGACGGCTGACGGCCACGCTGGACCCGTTGGGCCAGCGCATCGCCTTCACTACCGACAAGCTTGGGCGCATCACCCGCAAGACGCTGCCGGACGTGCGCCATCCCGGCCAGCAGGTCCAGGAGCATTTCGTCTACGACACGCAGGGGCAGATCGTCGAGCTGCGCAATCCGGCACGTACCGTGAAGCGGCGTTACGACCCGGTGGGGCAGTTGCTGGAGGAACTGCAGGATGGCTTCCGCGTGGGCTATGCCTACGACGAAGTAGGTAACCGTGTGCTGCGCGAGACTGCTGCCGGCAATCGTGTGGCGTTCGGTTATGACCTGCGTGACCAGGCCGTCTCAGTGGCCATCAATGACGAGCCGCCGATCACGATCGAGCGTGATGCGCTGGGTCGTGCCACACGCGAGCAGCTCAGTCCGCAGTTGCAGCGCGAGTTCACCTACGACAGCCGCAACCTGCTGACGTCGCAATCGGTGCTGAAGGACGCTGCACCGCTGTTCGAGACGCGTTACGACTACGACCGCAGTGGCAACCTGACCCGTCGTAGCGACAGCGCCCAAGGTGTGGACGAGTACCGTTACGATGCGATCGGACGCCTGCTGCAGCACATCGACCCGAAGGGCAGGGTCGAGCGCTACTTCAGCGATCCGGCCGGCGACCGCCTGCGCACCGAAGTGAAGCAGGTGCAGGCGCGCAAGGTGGTGGGCGGTGACGATGACGACCTGAGTACGTGGACGCGCGAAGGAACCTACCAGGGCACGCACTACGTGTTCGACCGTGCCGGTGACCTGGTGCGCAAGGGCGTGCCGCACGGCGACGCGCCGGATGACCTGACGCTGATCTGGGATGCCAACCATCGTTTGGCGGAGAGCCGCCGCAACGGGCAATCAACGTACTACGGCTATGACCCGCTGGGACGGCGGGTGTTCAAGCGCAACCCGGCGCAGACGACGTGGTTCTTCTGGGATGGCGATGCGTTGCTGGGTGAGGTGCCGCAGGCCAACGATGCCGAAGAGGCAGCGCCGGTCTGGGTGGGGAACGTGGCCAGCCTGGTGGAGGTGAGGCGTCGGCAGCGGCGGCTGGAAAAGCTGCATGAACGGGTGCGGGAGTATGTGTATTACCCGGGGACGTTTGTGCCGTTGGCGTTGGTCGCTGATCGCACTCCTGATGAAATGGGACCCATGGAGGCCTCATCGGCAACCTGTGACCCGTCTCTTCCTCGTTTTCAGGAGACAGAACTGCATGAAAGCAAACAGCGACCGGGTAACAGCAAAGCGCTGCAATCTGGGGCGGCTGGTGGCCAGCAACGTTCTGCTGGTCTAGGTAGTGCCGCTCTGGTGCTGGGCACGGCGAAGCTGTCGACCTCTACCCAGCTAGAGGTATCATCTGATGGAGCGGGGGGCCTTGGCAGCATCACTCTTGGTACTCCAGTGGCAAGGGGAAGTCTAAAGAGGTCCGCTTCTCCTGATGAGGCGGCGCCAACGACGCCAGATCACCGCGTGTCCGACGTTCCGGGACCTATCAGTTGTCCGCCCTCCCACGTGTTCCTGTATGTCAGCCATGTGAACGGGTGTCCGTCCAGATTGCTGGGAGGTAATGGATCAGTCCTGTGGCGCGCCGACCATAGTCCTTGGGGCGCTGGATCGCCGAGTCTGGAGCTGCTCACGAATCCGCTGAGGCTTCCTGGTCAGTACGAGGACGTAGAAACGGGCCTCAATTACAATCGATACCGGTACTACGACTCCGCGCTCGGTGCGTATATAGGTCAGGATCCGATTCGCCTCCGCGGTGGAATCAACACATACGCCTACCCTGTGAATCCACATCGCTGGATTGATCCATGGGGATTGATCTTGGGCGAGGTTGCTGATGCTGCCCCAACCACGCCGGGCATCTATCACATTGAACTCGACGGCGAGTACTACACGGGTAGTGGCGTGAACATCAGGGATCGAATCTCTGATGCCAATCATCCAGCGAAGGATCTACTGAACAATCCTGATGTTACGATCACCACGTACCCCGTGGATCTCGGCAGTGCGGCCGGCGATACGCGCATGACAAATCACGTTCTGCGGGGTTACGAACAGGGGATTATGGATGCAGCAAACAATGTGCCTAAAGAGGGGGGCTCACTGAATCAGATTCGTGCAGCCCGTGTGGCCCGGGTGGACGAGTTCGCCGAGGATGCCCTGCGGCACGCAGCAAGCCGTGGGGCGGGTGTCGTTAGCAATCCGGCCACGAGGGCTGCTGTTTCTGCAGCTAGAAACGCTTGCTGA